The region CCCCGAGACTCTCGGGGCGTCTCGGACCGTCGACTTATAGGTCCGCGACGTCCTCGATGGCGTCGGTCAGTTTCTCGATGGACTCGACGTCGTGTTCGCCCATGTGACCGATGCGGAACGTCTTCTCGCCGAGCGCCGACCCGTACCCGTTCGAGAACACCATGTCGTACTCCTCGGAGACGTCCTCGATGGTCGCGGCGACGTCGATACCCCGCGTGTTCTCGATGCAACTCACCGTCTGGGACTCGTACCCCTCCTCGGGGAACATCTCGAAGTGCTCGCGGGCCCACTCGCGGGTGTACTCGGCCATCTCCCGGTGACGCTCGTCGCGCGCGTCGTGGCCCTCGTCGAGCATGTGCTTCATCTGCTTGCGGTAGGCCAGCATGACGGGAATCGCCGGCGTGGAGTGGGTCTGTCCTTTCCGGTCGTAGTAGTCGAGCGAACGCTGGAAGCCGCCGTACCACGACGCCGAATCCTTCTCCAGTTCGCGTTCGTACGCCTCGTCGCTCACGATGCAGACCGCGAGGCCCGGCGGCATGGCGAAGGCCTTCTGGACCGACGTGAAGATGACGTCGATGCCGTGTTCGTCGATATCGACGTAGTCGCCGCCCAGGGACGACACCGCGTCCACGACGAAGTACGTGTCCGGGTACTCCGCGACCACGTCGCCGATCTCCTCTATCGGGTTGCGGACGCCCGTCGAGGATTCGTTCATCACGCAGGTGACGGCGTCGTAGTCGCTGTCGCTCGCTTCGAGGGCCTCGCGCACGTCCTCGGGCTTGACCGCTCGCCCCCACTCGTACTCCAGCGTATCGACGTTCTTCCCCAACCGTTCCGCGACGTTGGCCTGACGCTCGCTGAAACTCCCGCAGGTCGTCACGAGGACGTTCTCGTCGACGAGGTTGAGGATGGAACTCTCCATGAATTCGGTGCCCGACCCCGTGAGGATTATCGCGTCGTTGTCGGTGCCGAGGAACTCCTTCGTATCCTCGACGATAGTCGTGTAGAGGTCCGTCATCCGGTCCATGCGGTGGCCGAACATCGGTTCGCACATCGCCTCGACGACGTCCTCGCGCACCTCCGTCGGACCGGGGATGTACAGCGTCTTGTCGGGGTAGTCGTCTCCGTATTCGCGTTTCTCGGTCACGTGGAACACCTAAGTAACGTCCTCTGTGCGGCGTGGTCCCATGGTACTTTTGATTCGGCCGCGGGCATCCGAGCGGTCGTCTCGAACCGCCCGGACGTTCACCCGCGAGAGACCCCCGTCTGCGGCGTCGCCGTCCCGCGGAGGCGTTCGACGTCGCGTTCGAGACGGTCCGCGGCACGCAGGCGGATTCGTCTCGCGTCGTCGGCGTCGAGGCGCTCTCTTCCGCCGATTTCCTCGCCGAACGGTCGGTACTCGTCGGGGTCGAAGCCGAACCGAGAGAGGTGTTCCTCGACGGGCGGGGCCGCGAGTCCGCGTTCGATGGCCGCATCGACGCGCGCCCGAAGCGTCGCGAACGGCGGGAGCGACAGCGAACCGTCGCCGTCGTTGCCGTCGCCGATTCGGGTGCCGTCCTCGACGGCGGTTTCGACGATGCGAACCGCGTCGGCGGCGAGCCGACACAGTTCCAGCGGAGAGGCGGCGTCCGGCGTCCGCCACTCGACGGTCCCGGCTCCGAGGTCGTCTCGGAGGCAGACGGGGGCCCAGACGGCGTCGCAGGGGGAGAACTCGGATTCGACGGTGTCGGGGTCGACTCCGCGCTCCGCGGCGGCATCGACGAACGCGTCGAAGCGCCGCCGGACGCGTTCGCGCCACTCGGCGGCCGACTCGGGGTACCGCCACAACTGGCCGTACTCCGGGACGGACCGGTAGCACAGTCGCCGGTACGCGAGCGGTCGCGCGCACGCCGTGACCCGGCGACCGCGGTAGTACGGCGTGGTGTTCACGAGGGCGAACGCGGGGTCTAACGCCGTGAGGACCCGGAGTTGGTCCGCGACGCTCGTCTGCTCGAAGTGGAGGTGGGCGCCGGCGCAGTAGCCGGCGTGGCCGAGGTCGTCACCGAGGACGGCGTGTTGGACGGCGAGTCGCGAGCTCGTCCGCCGCGGCAGTCGCTCGTCGCTCAACGGCGTGCCCAACGGCACGAGGCGCTTGTCGCGCACCCGCGCTTCGTCGCGGACGCGGCCGAGTCGGTCCCCGAGGA is a window of Halopelagius longus DNA encoding:
- a CDS encoding pyridoxal-phosphate-dependent aminotransferase family protein, which codes for MTEKREYGDDYPDKTLYIPGPTEVREDVVEAMCEPMFGHRMDRMTDLYTTIVEDTKEFLGTDNDAIILTGSGTEFMESSILNLVDENVLVTTCGSFSERQANVAERLGKNVDTLEYEWGRAVKPEDVREALEASDSDYDAVTCVMNESSTGVRNPIEEIGDVVAEYPDTYFVVDAVSSLGGDYVDIDEHGIDVIFTSVQKAFAMPPGLAVCIVSDEAYERELEKDSASWYGGFQRSLDYYDRKGQTHSTPAIPVMLAYRKQMKHMLDEGHDARDERHREMAEYTREWAREHFEMFPEEGYESQTVSCIENTRGIDVAATIEDVSEEYDMVFSNGYGSALGEKTFRIGHMGEHDVESIEKLTDAIEDVADL
- a CDS encoding glutamate-cysteine ligase family protein → MRIGIEIEYWLVDTDGNLRPADEVIAACEGVDSEMVTPLLEVKTPPCDSLAELTAVLGDRLGRVRDEARVRDKRLVPLGTPLSDERLPRRTSSRLAVQHAVLGDDLGHAGYCAGAHLHFEQTSVADQLRVLTALDPAFALVNTTPYYRGRRVTACARPLAYRRLCYRSVPEYGQLWRYPESAAEWRERVRRRFDAFVDAAAERGVDPDTVESEFSPCDAVWAPVCLRDDLGAGTVEWRTPDAASPLELCRLAADAVRIVETAVEDGTRIGDGNDGDGSLSLPPFATLRARVDAAIERGLAAPPVEEHLSRFGFDPDEYRPFGEEIGGRERLDADDARRIRLRAADRLERDVERLRGTATPQTGVSRG